From Anopheles arabiensis isolate DONGOLA chromosome 3, AaraD3, whole genome shotgun sequence, a single genomic window includes:
- the LOC120902562 gene encoding homer protein homolog 2 — MGEQPIFTCNAHVFHIDPKTKRTWITASSKAIAVSFFYDSSRNLYRIISVEGSKAVINSTITPNMTFTQTSQKFGQWSDVRANTVYGLGFASEAELGKFIVKFQEVKEATKDALNKASANGNSAAASANASPITARASANSGDIFESGNLEPPLAPASTISTSCKTDSPSHNNISETNANNLNSELKQLSINNTVSSDGTVPSTTEQQLKYENERLKLALAQSSANAKKWEIELATLKSNNLRLTSALQESTANVDEWKRQLHSYKEENQRLKLRYQDLEAGKGGAVPLAGGGNAAGIASTELTEELRREIVSLKSRIEGLEADLMNQEVELKAANKSLKDKQNDPTLKQMTNLCNQFNAQITELSGIQKEMEKLIQVQHKST, encoded by the exons ATGGG GGAGCAACCAATTTTCACTTGCAACGCTCATGTGTTCCACATAGATCCCAAAACCAAACGCACCTGGATAACCGCAAGTTCGAAGGCCATCGCCGTTAGTTTCTTCTATGATTCCTCTCGCAATCTCTATCGAATCATCAGCGTTGAAGGGAGCAAG GCTGTTATCAATTCCACTATTACTCCTAATATGACCTTCACTCAAACATCCCAGAAGTTTGGTCAATGGAGTGATGTACGTGCCAATACTGTGTACGGGCTGGGTTTTGCATCGGAAGCGGAACTTGGAAAG TTTATAGTAAAGTTTCAAGAGGTAAAGGAAGCCACTAAGGACGCTCTCAACAAGGCCTCCGCAAATGGCAACTCGGCCGCAGCTTCGGCTAACGCATCGCCAATAACGGCTCGTGCTTCGGCCAATAGTGGCGATATCTTCGAGTCTGGAAACTTGGAGCCACCGCTAGCACCGGCAAGTACCATTTCGACA AGTTGTAAAACGGATAGCCCATCGCACAACAATATCAGTGAGACGAATGCTAACAATCTGAATAGCGAACTCAAGCAGTTGTCAATTAACAATACAGTATCGAGCGATGGCACCGTACCTTCGACGACAGAGCAACAGCTTAAATATGAGAACGAAAGATTAAAACTTGCATTAGCACAAAG TTCTGCCAACGCAAAGAAGTGGGAGATAGAATTGGCCACATTGAAGAGTAACAACCTACGATTAACGAGCGCTTTGCAG GAGTCAACAGCAAACGTAGATGAATGGAAGCGGCAGTTGCACTCATATAAAGAGGAAAATCAAAGATTAAAATTACGCTACCAAGATCTGGAGGCCGGCAAGGGTGGAGCTGTACCTTTGGCTGGCGGTGGCAATGCGGCCGGTATAGCTTCGACCGAGCTAACCGAAGAGCTGAGACGTGAGATTGTATCGCTGAAATCTAGAATCGAGGGACTGGAGGCAGATCTTATGAACCAAGAAGTGGAACTTAAGGCAGCCAATAAATCGCtcaaagataaacaaaacgatCCCACG TTAAAACAGATGACAAATCTGTGCAATCAGTTCAATGCTCAAATAACGGAGCTTAGTGGCATTcagaaggaaatggaaaagttGATTCAGGTCCAGCATAAATCTACTTGA